One region of gamma proteobacterium HIMB55 genomic DNA includes:
- a CDS encoding FAD/FMN-dependent dehydrogenase (PFAM: FAD binding domain; FAD linked oxidases, C-terminal domain), translating to MSQPSIDVIHALKSVLSEDQVSTETPVLESYGQDWTRFTQPAPLAVVFPRTTNEVADVVKFAKAQGIALVPSGGRTGLSGGAVAANGEVVVSLDKLNAIYPVNKTDRTIQVGAGAITQAIQAAASEAGLFYPVDFASSGSSQIGGNIATNAGGINVIRYGMTREWVAGLTVVAGTGEILELNRGLMKNNTGLDFRHLFIGSEGVLGFITEATLKLCSPPKDPTVLVLGLSDMDAIMQVLQRIQATTPLLAYEFFSELAVSKVVEHAGVARPFETKTPFYALIEFERDGEETEAMVFEAVEACMEEGWVLDAVMSQSVAQARALWRLREDISETITRWTPYKNDISSTVSKVPELLSAVDEVVHQHYPDWEVCWYGHIGDGNLHLNILKPDTLDIADFKARCGEVSIDIFKAIKALGGSVSAEHGVGTLKAPYLEYTRSESEIASMRAIKAIFDPDGIMNPGKIFSAD from the coding sequence TCAATCGACGTTATTCATGCACTCAAGTCTGTGCTCTCCGAGGATCAAGTCTCAACGGAGACCCCAGTCCTCGAAAGCTACGGACAAGATTGGACACGTTTTACCCAGCCTGCGCCGCTCGCCGTCGTCTTCCCGCGAACCACCAATGAAGTAGCCGACGTCGTTAAGTTTGCGAAAGCTCAAGGTATTGCGCTGGTCCCCTCTGGTGGTCGTACTGGGCTGAGTGGCGGTGCTGTTGCCGCAAACGGTGAGGTTGTTGTCTCGCTCGATAAACTGAACGCGATTTATCCGGTTAACAAAACCGACAGAACCATTCAGGTAGGCGCCGGAGCGATCACCCAGGCCATCCAAGCGGCGGCGAGTGAAGCTGGACTTTTCTATCCCGTCGATTTTGCGTCCAGCGGCTCGAGTCAGATTGGCGGCAACATTGCCACCAATGCGGGCGGTATCAATGTAATCCGCTACGGCATGACGCGTGAATGGGTGGCAGGCCTGACTGTGGTTGCTGGTACCGGTGAAATACTGGAGCTCAATCGGGGTCTGATGAAGAACAATACAGGCCTTGATTTTAGGCATCTCTTTATTGGTTCTGAGGGCGTCTTGGGCTTTATCACTGAGGCGACACTAAAACTCTGCTCACCACCGAAGGATCCTACTGTGTTGGTGCTTGGACTCAGCGATATGGATGCGATCATGCAGGTTCTGCAGCGCATTCAAGCGACAACGCCACTGCTCGCCTACGAGTTTTTCTCAGAGCTTGCAGTGTCAAAAGTGGTTGAACACGCCGGCGTTGCCCGCCCTTTTGAGACTAAAACACCCTTCTACGCGCTGATCGAGTTTGAGCGCGATGGCGAGGAGACCGAAGCTATGGTCTTTGAGGCCGTCGAAGCCTGCATGGAAGAAGGCTGGGTTTTGGATGCCGTAATGAGTCAAAGCGTTGCCCAAGCAAGGGCGCTTTGGCGGCTACGTGAGGACATCTCAGAGACCATCACGCGTTGGACGCCTTACAAAAATGATATTTCATCGACCGTCTCCAAAGTACCTGAGCTGTTATCAGCGGTCGATGAGGTGGTGCATCAGCACTACCCGGACTGGGAAGTCTGCTGGTATGGACACATTGGTGATGGCAATTTGCACCTCAACATTTTGAAGCCCGATACACTCGACATCGCTGACTTCAAGGCGCGATGTGGCGAAGTGTCTATCGATATTTTCAAAGCGATTAAAGCGCTTGGCGGAAGTGTCTCAGCAGAGCATGGTGTCGGAACCCTGAAAGCACCCTACCTCGAGTACACTCGATCAGAGAGCGAAATCGCGTCGATGCGCGCAATCAAAGCGATTTTTGACCCCGATGGCATCATGAATCCTGGCAAAATATTTTCCGCGGACTAA
- a CDS encoding ribose 5-phosphate isomerase (PFAM: Ribose 5-phosphate isomerase A (phosphoriboisomerase A)~TIGRFAM: ribose 5-phosphate isomerase), with translation MDAHTLKQMVAREAIERVMTAHGNDLVVGIGTGSTAECFIAELPRLRDRIRTTVSSSERSSELLRELGFDVKDLNDVDRVDVYIDGADESTEEGFLIKGGGAALTREKIAAAKAKEFICIADNSKMVSQLGAFPLPVEVIPMARTLVQDALNQLGGDAVWREGVVTDNGNIILDVHGLQINDPKALESEINNLTGIVCNGIFAHRSADVLLISTPGGVVRIL, from the coding sequence ATGGACGCACACACCCTAAAGCAGATGGTGGCACGCGAGGCTATCGAGAGAGTGATGACTGCACATGGCAACGATCTTGTCGTTGGTATTGGGACGGGCAGCACAGCGGAGTGCTTCATAGCGGAGTTGCCTCGACTCCGGGATAGGATTCGAACAACCGTGTCGAGCTCAGAACGATCATCCGAGCTGTTGCGTGAACTCGGTTTTGACGTAAAGGACCTCAACGACGTTGATCGGGTCGACGTCTACATCGACGGCGCCGATGAATCGACGGAAGAGGGCTTTTTGATTAAAGGCGGCGGCGCTGCGCTGACCCGCGAGAAGATTGCTGCCGCTAAAGCCAAAGAGTTCATCTGCATCGCCGATAACAGCAAAATGGTCTCGCAGCTGGGGGCATTTCCGCTACCAGTCGAAGTTATTCCAATGGCGCGTACCCTTGTTCAAGACGCGCTCAACCAGCTTGGCGGAGATGCTGTGTGGCGTGAAGGTGTCGTTACTGACAACGGCAATATCATCCTCGACGTGCACGGCCTGCAAATTAACGACCCCAAAGCACTTGAGAGTGAAATCAACAACCTTACGGGCATCGTCTGCAATGGTATCTTTGCTCACAGGTCGGCTGATGTCCTACTAATCAGTACCCCCGGCGGTGTTGTCCGTATTTTGTAA
- a CDS encoding methionine adenosyltransferase (PFAM: S-adenosylmethionine synthetase, C-terminal domain; S-adenosylmethionine synthetase, central domain; S-adenosylmethionine synthetase, N-terminal domain~TIGRFAM: S-adenosylmethionine synthetase), whose product MSSYTLFTSESVSEGHPDKVADQVSDAILDLYLSKDANARVAVETLVKTGMAVLAGEVTSSATITPGEIESTVRNVICDIGYDSSDVCFDGNTCAVINAIGLQSPDIAMGTHEADEANQGAGDQGLMFGYAANETETLMPAPIFYSHRLVERQAELRRSGQADFLRPDAKSQISLRYDDNGNPLAVDAVVLSTQHSPDIDQATLRDFVKREIIEAVLPAEWLTPDTQYHINPTGQFIIGGPMGDCGLTGRKIIVDTYGGMARHGGGAFSGKDPSKVDRSAAYAGRYVAKNIVAAGLASRCEIQVSYAIGVAEPTSISIDTFGTANVSEARIVELVREHFDLRPKGLINMLNLKRPIYQPTAAYGHFGRERADFTWEQTDKADALRAAAGL is encoded by the coding sequence GTGAGTTCATACACACTTTTTACGTCAGAATCGGTATCGGAAGGCCATCCAGATAAAGTGGCCGATCAGGTGTCTGACGCCATTTTAGATCTCTATCTGTCCAAAGACGCGAACGCACGTGTTGCTGTCGAGACATTGGTTAAAACCGGAATGGCCGTGCTTGCTGGTGAGGTAACATCGTCGGCGACAATCACGCCAGGCGAGATTGAGAGCACTGTCCGCAACGTTATCTGTGACATTGGTTACGACAGTTCTGATGTCTGCTTTGACGGTAATACCTGTGCGGTAATTAATGCTATCGGGTTGCAATCACCTGATATCGCCATGGGAACGCACGAGGCAGACGAGGCTAATCAAGGCGCGGGCGACCAGGGACTTATGTTTGGGTACGCCGCTAACGAAACCGAAACTTTGATGCCCGCACCTATCTTTTACTCGCACCGCTTGGTTGAGCGACAAGCCGAACTTCGCCGATCTGGCCAAGCTGACTTCTTGCGACCCGACGCCAAAAGTCAGATTTCTCTGCGTTACGATGACAATGGCAACCCGCTCGCGGTTGATGCAGTTGTACTCTCGACCCAGCACTCACCTGATATCGATCAAGCCACGCTGAGAGACTTTGTGAAGCGCGAGATCATTGAAGCTGTTCTTCCCGCTGAGTGGCTGACACCCGACACGCAATACCACATCAACCCAACCGGACAATTCATAATTGGTGGCCCGATGGGTGATTGCGGTCTCACCGGCCGAAAGATCATCGTGGATACCTACGGTGGTATGGCGCGTCACGGCGGCGGTGCCTTCTCGGGCAAAGACCCGTCTAAGGTCGACCGCTCAGCGGCCTACGCGGGACGCTATGTCGCCAAAAATATTGTCGCAGCGGGGCTCGCAAGCCGCTGTGAGATTCAGGTTTCCTACGCAATCGGCGTAGCAGAGCCTACCTCAATTTCGATCGATACCTTTGGAACAGCCAACGTTTCAGAGGCTCGTATCGTAGAGCTTGTAAGAGAGCACTTTGATCTCCGCCCCAAAGGCCTTATCAATATGCTCAATCTCAAACGACCCATTTACCAACCCACGGCAGCTTACGGTCACTTTGGCCGTGAGCGAGCAGACTTTACATGGGAACAAACCGATAAAGCCGATGCGCTACGCGCTGCGGCGGGACTTTAA